From Fulvivirga lutea:
CAGAAATCAACGAGAACAGGCGATATTAACTTGATAAGGTAATGAGAAAGGTATTAGCAATCATATTAACATTAGTTGCCTTTCAGTCGAAAGGTCAAGACCCACAATTCTCACAATACTATGCGGCACCTTTGTATTTAAATCCTGCCTTTGCGGGAACATCTGTCGGGCATCGTTTCATTTTAAACTATAGAAATCAATGGCCTAATCTGAATAATGGCTTTGTCACGTATGCCTTTTCTTATGACTACAACCTGGATCACCTTAAAAGTGGAATAGGGGCTTTAGTGACAGTTGATAAAGCAGGTTCCGCTAACCTAACTTCCACCAATTTTAATTTTGTGTATAGTTATAAAGTCCAATTAGCTAATAAATGGGTGTTTACGCCAGGTTTATCGTTTGGCTATGCTAATAGGAGCATCGATTTTGATAAACTTGTATTTGGCGATCAATTAGATTTTGACAGTGACGGACAAGTGCCAACTACAGACCAAAGTGTTAATTCACTGGGCAACGCTAATTATTTTGATTTTGGGGCAGGTTTTCTTCTTTACAGTAAGAATTTCTGGGCGGGTGTTTCCACAGCACATATTAATCAACCGAATCGATCATTATTAGATGAAGAAAGCGAGGTACCTATGAAAACCTCTGTCCATGCAGGATTTAGAATTCCATTGTATCATGGATTAATGAAACGCGCCAGGGTATCCAGCATAGCACCTTCATTTATCTACAAAACACAAGGTGAATTTGACCAATTAGATGTAGGTCTGCACTTTCTATACGAACCTGTAATGATAGGTCTATGGTACAGAGGCATACCGGTGCAGCAAAATGTAAGCGATAATATTAGTCAGGATGCCGTAGTGATTATACTAGGTATGCAGTTGAAAGATTTTGAAATAGGCTATAGTTACGATTTTACTGTTTCAGAATTAGGCACAATATCAGGTGGTGCACATGAAGTATCCTTACAATACCGTTTTGAAGCTATGAGTGGAGGTAAAGCTAAGAAGCCTGATAAGTATATTCCATGCCCCACCTTTACTAAATAATGACTTCCTATACAGCCTGAATAGTGCTACCTTTGCGCCAAATTGTGTGCAGAGCTAATGAATCTAAAGTCGAATCTCGATAACCCCATTTTTAAAGTTGTTTCTGAAGCTGGTGAGGAGCTGGGTATCGATGTATATGTAGTTGGAGGATTTGTACGCGATATTCTGTTGAAAAGACCAAGTAAGGATATCGACTTTGTAACTGTAGGAAGCGGGATTGAGTTAGCTCAAAAAGTGGCCGAAAAGATAAACGAAAAACAGGTTTCAATTTTTAAAAATTTTGGAACAGCTAATATTAAATCCAAAGGTTTTGATCTGGAATTTGTAGGCGCACGAAAAGAGTCGTACAACAGAAATTCTAGAAAGCCTGTAGTTGAAAATGGTACGCTTCAGGATGATCAGAACAGGAGGGATTTCACCATTAATGCAATGGCTATTAGCCTTAATAAAGCTAATTATGGTGAATTAATTGATCCTTTTGAAGGTCAGAAAGACCTGAAAAGAAAGGTGATGCGCACACCATTGCAACCTGAAATTACATTTTCAGATGATCCCTTGAGAATGATGCGGGCCATTCGCTTTGCTACACAGCTTCAGTTTGATATTGAACCTGATACTTATGAAGGTATTGTTCAGAATATAGACAGAATAGAAATCGTTTCTATGGAGCGAGTTTCAGATGAATTAAATAAAATCATTCTTTCCAATAAACCCTCTTACGGGTTCAAATTATTGTTTCATTCAGGCTTATTAAAAAAAATATTCCCAGAAATGGTTGATCTACATGGCGTAGAAACCATCGATGGTAAATCACATAAAGATAATTTCTACCATACGCTTCAGGTATTGGATAATGTTTGCGAGAAATCCAATTACTTATGGTTGCGTTGGGCTGCAATTCTTCATGATATTGCCAAACCACCAACCAAACGTTTTGATCCAAAAGTAGGCTGGACTTTTCATGGTCATGAAGATAAGGGGGCCAGAATGGTGCCCGGTATATTCAAAAAATTGAAGCTCCCATTGAATGAGAAGATGCACTATGTGAAAAAGTTGGTGCGCTTACATTTGAGGCCAATCGCCTTGGTAAAGGATGATATAACTGATACTGCCATAAGAAGATTACTTTTTGAAGCTGGCAATGATATTGACGATCTGATGAAATTGTGCCGTGCTGATATCACCTCTAAGAATGATATTAAAGTTCAAAAATACCTCAGCAACTTTAAGAAGGTTGAGCGAAAGATGAAGGAAGTAGAGGAGAAGGATCAGGTGAGAAATTTCCAGCCACCGGTGTCAGGCGAAGAAATTATGAACGCTTTTAACATTGCCCCGGGTAGAATTATTGGAGAAATTAAGGAGGCCATCAAAGAGGCTATTTTAGAAGGAGAAATTCAAAATAACAGAGCAGAGGCGTTAGAATTAATGTACAAGTTAGCCAAAACAAAAGGGTTAGATAAAGTCTCTGGAAATAACTAGTTTTGGCGTTTTAAAAAATTGAACCAATGAAATATATAGCTATTCTATCATTCGTATTATTAAGTCTAAATGTAACTGCACAAGATGAAGCTACTCAGCCCAAACAAGCCTCAGCAGGCCAGGTGCTAACGAACCATTACATTAGAACTTATCAGGCTGGCATGCGATACAACGATTTTAGCGTAGCAAAGCACGCGCTGTATAACATATTGGTGGAGAACCCACAGAATGACTCAATCTTATACTCATTATCATTACTTTATTTTCAATCTCAAAATTATGCTTCCGCAGCACTTACTGCTCAGGATATTATTGCTGTAAATCCTGATAACCTTGGAGCCTTAGAAATTGCTGCAGTTTCTTACGAAAATTTAGGAGTTAATGATAAGGCTCTAGAAACATACGAAACGCTCTATTTAAAAACGGATGATCTCCAAACGCTTTATAAAATGGCTTTCTTGCAGTTTGATTTAGAAAAATATGCTGAAAGTAAAACCAATGCAGACATCTTACTTAACAAGAAGGGGGTTGAAGAAATGAATGCTGTTTTTAATGACACTGAGGGAAAACAAAAAGAATACCCGGCTAAAGTAGCATTACTTAACCTGAAAGGTCTTATAGCTCAAAAACAAGGAGATAACAAAGTGGCTGAAAACTATTATCAGCAAGCTTTAACTATTGCTCCTGATTTTAAAATGGCTAAGGATAATCTCGCTACTCTAAAAAAATAATTCTCTTCCATGCAACCTCTGTAACGTATATTTGTCTATAATACAGAGGTTAAAAGCTTGGCACAACACGAATATAATATACATCAGAATATTATAGATGAATGCTTGCGTGGCAGTCGTGCTGCGCAGTATGAGTTATATAAACTCTATTCTAAAGCCATGTATAATGCATGTTTTAGGATAGTGAGAAATTCTGGTGATGCAGAAGACGTTTTGCAAGATGCATTCGTTAGTGCTTTTAAGAACTTAAAAAGTTTTAAAGGAGATTCTTCATTCGGAGCATGGTTGAAGAGGATTGTAATTAATAAGTCTCTGAATTTTCTTAAGAAAAGGAGTATTGATGTAACACCAATGGACGAACTCCCCGAAGTAAAGGAAGAGAATGAAGAAACTTTTTATGGTGATCTTTCAGTTGAAAGAATTAAGGATGCAGTGGAAAAATTACCTGAAGGTTACAGGTTAGTATTCTCACTGTATTTATTAGAGGGTTACGATCATGGTGAAATAGGTGAGATACTTGGGATTTCAGAATCAACCAGTAAATCTCAATTTAACAGATCGAAAAAGAAGATTAGAGAATTATTGCAAGTCAATGGATAAGCTTGATAAATATATAAAAGATCACAGAAGTGAGTTTGATGATCAGGAGCCTGCCATAGATTTATGGAGTAGGATAGAAGCTGATTTGCCAAGCCCGAAGGATTTTACATGGATTTGGAAGGTAGCGGCTGTCATATTCTTTTGTACTTCTCTTTATTTAAGCTTAGACAAGTTCTCACAATCCAGTGAAGAAAATCTAGTCGCGCAAAAGGAGACTATATCCGATGATTTTGGTGATGTAGAGTCCTACTACTTTCAAATTATTTCAGAAAAACGAGACCTTATCTATGAGTATGATACTGGTGAAGCGCCTATTCAAGTAGATTTTGAGCAGGATTTACAAAAGCTCGATGCGATGTATCAGGTTTTGAAAGAAGAGTTAAAGGCTAATCCAAGTAAAAAGGTGGTGGATGCACTTATTCTCAATCTGCTCGTTAGAATTGATGTTCTTAATGAAAAAATAGAGGAGCTTGAAGGGGATGATGATGCTCCAAACCGTGATGAGGCAAATAAAGAAGAAGTAGAGATTTAATAAACAGTAGTTTTTAAATCGAATTGCTCAACTTTTGAATCCAATAACTTACCTTTTTCGCACTTCAGGATTCTCGCAGTATTATCCCTCACCAAGGTATGGTCATGAGTGGCCATTAAAATAGCAGTACCTTTTTTATTGATGTCCAAAAATAGTCTGAATATCCCTTGAGATACTTCCGGATCAAGGTTTCCTGTTGGCTCATCGGCAATTAAAATGACAGGTTCATTAATCATTGCCCTGGCAATAACTACTCTTTGCTGCTCACCACCAGAAAGCTGGTGCGGCATTTTAGATCCCACTGAACCTAGTCCTACCTGCATGAGCACCTCTGCTTGTCTGGCTTTCATTTTCGAGTTATCTCTCCAGCCTGTGGCTTTCATAACAAATGTTAGATTTTCCGCTACAGTTCTATCCGGAAACAATTGAAAGTCCTGAAATATGATGCCTAGTTTTCTACGTAATAGAGGAACTTGTGATTTTTTTATGTTACCAATGTTGTAACCGGCAACATCTATCTGACCCAGCCGCAAGGGTAAATCAGCATAAAGAGTTTTAAGTAAAGAAGATTTCCCACCCCCGGTTCTACCAATAAGAAAAGCAAACTCTCCTTTTTCAAGTTCAAAGTTTACCTCACTCAAAACAGTATTACTGTCCTGGAAAATGGTAGCGTCCTTTACTCTTACAACTGGGTCAGTAGAAAATGACATAGCTTATTTATTACCTTTTTTATGGTCTGCTAAGAATTGAGCCAGTCCTTTATCAGTTAACGGGTGGTTGAGCAAGCTTGTAATAACATTCAATGGACAAGTAGCAACATCGGCTCCTATTTCTGCACACTGAATTAAATGCATGGTGTGTCTAACACTTGCTGCAAGAATTTCGGTATCAAAACCATAGTTATCATAAATCTGCACAATTTGCTCGATGAGTGTTAAACCATCATGAGAGATATCATCTAGTCTACCAATAAACGGAGAAACGTAGCTGGCCCCAGCCTTTGCTGCCAATAGTGCCTGACCCGCTGAAAATATAAGTGTACAATTAGTTCTTATACCTTTATCACTGAAATATTTAATAGCCTTAACGCCTTCTTTGATCATCGGAACCTTAACAACAATTTTATCGTCAATTTTAGCAAGTTCCTCACCTTCCTTTATGATACCTTCATAATCAGTAGCAATTACTTCTGCACTAACATTATTATCGACAATATCACATATTGCTTTATAATGGTTCTTAATGTTTTTATCACCAGTAATGCCTTCTTTGGCCATTAACGATGGATTTGTGGTTACGCCATCTAGTACGCCCAGGTCGTAGGCTTGTCTAATTTCGTCAAGGTTTGCGGTATCAATAAAGAATTTCATAAGGATATTTAGTGGTTAAATTTTAGATGTGCTAAGTTAATTATGAAATGGCAAGGTTCCTAAAAATTAATCAGAGTCAACCAAGAAAGGGGGAGGAAATAAAAAAGGCAAATCAAGTATCGCACCGCTACAACCGCTTACCCTTGCTACCTTCCGGTCCTGGGGGAGTTCAGCAGGAGCTGGTCGTACTGATTTGCCACTGCAAAGGTAGGCCGAATAACTGAATTGTTAAAATATAATTACCTTCTTTCAGCTATCTTTTTTAAATTGATAAAAAATTGCTGTTATGGCTGAAATTACCTACCAATTGCGTTTGCTTAAGCTGCATTGCTACAGACAAGAAGAAAGCGATGGAGATGAGGTTTTTATTAAATATAAGAAGGAGAAAATCTGGCCGCTTAAATCAAAATACGAAAGTATGAAAGAGGGCAGCTTAGATGTTAATGTAGATATAGCTGGCCTTGAATCCGGTACTGAGGTAGAAATTGAACTCTGGGATTACGATTTACTCACTCCCAATGACAAGTTGGGAACTTTTAAGATGTTAGTAAATGAAAAAGGAGGCCCATTTAAAACGGACTTACTTGTTGAGTTGGGTGAAGATGCTAAATATAGCCTCGAATGGGAGGCTTATTAACTGATACCTTTTAAATACAGATTGAACTCTATGGGGCTGGAAGGCTTGAATCCATCTTCATTAAAATCTTCATAAATATCAGAGTCAAACTGCATTTTTCTTTTTTCTACAGTTTTGTCTTTATAAATGGTGAGTTCTACACCTTCAAAAGTTTTCGGGTTTAACTGAACTATAATGGTGAAGTCTTCAAACTCCCGCTTAAAATATTCATGTATCATGCTATAGTAGCAGCAATACTAACTTTTTTCAACGGTTTTTTAATTGTTTCTTTTTCGATATTAATATTCTCTATCAATTGCTCTTCTAACATAGATGCCCATGTTTTTAAGTATTTAACTACATCGGCTTTTCTGTTGTGGCTTAAATAGCGTTCCTCAACAGGCAATTTTTGAAGCACATTTTTATCACTTAGTTTTTCCAGATGTTTCAGGTCATCGGAATCAAATCCAAAATCGAGCATGGTGGTGATCAGGTCATCCATAAGCAAACCACTTGTTGGGCAGTAGTCATTGAGTTGTTCATTCCAGTCACCATATTTTTGCATAGCCCTGCTATGAATATCTGAACTTGAATAGTGAGTAATTTCTTGAGCCAGAAAACCACAATTACAGCTACCCATATGGCCCCATTGGTAATTGTTACTTGAAGCTAATTTAGTTGCTGTTTTTCTTAAGACGTCTACAATTTCTAAAGTTGCTCTAGCCATATTTTCATCAGTTTATATTATAACAAAACCTTTGCATTATGGTTCTGTATTTAAAGTTTCACAATGCTTTATTCATTTCTATCCTTTGTAAAAACCGTTGATCAAAGATTGTCCGAGTCTCTTAACCGATTTTCATAGATTTGCAATGCCAAATCTAACAACTAAAAATGATTATGAAATTAACAAAAAACAACCTCGCTTGGCTTGCTTCCGGCATGATTTTACTATCGGCCTGCTCTGAGCCCAAGGAGGAAAAGACAGCCGAAGATGTTCAGGCGCTAAATATGGCTAATTTGGATTCTACAGTGAATCCTGGCGATGACTTTTTCCAATTCGCCAATGGCGGCTGGTTAAAAACTACTGAAATACCTGGTGACAGAGGCAGTTGGAGTTCTTTTGGCGAACTACGTGAAAACACAAACGAAGTGGTATTGGAGGTACTTAATAGTGCTGCTGAAAGCGATAAGTATGCCAAAGGAACAGACCAGCGTAAAGCAGCAGATTTTTACTCTATTGGTATGGACTCACTACTTGCTGAGAAAGCTGGTATACAACCTTTGAAGCCTCATCTGGAAATGATAGCCGCAATTAATGATGTGCAAAGTCTTCAAAAGTACTTGTCGGAACAAGAAACTTATGGTGGCGGAGCATTCTTCGGTTTTGGTGTATTTGCTGATTTGAAGAATAGCACAATGAATGCTGCATATCTTGGTCAGGGTGGTCTTGGTCTTCCGGACAGAGATTATTACACCAAAACAGATTCTCGATCCAAAGAAATCAGAGAAAAATATGTAAAACATGTTTCAAGAATGCTTCAATTAATGGGCGATACCCCCGAGTCGGCAGATGCGCAGGCTAAAAGAATTATGGCATTAGAAACCAGGTTAGCAGAAGCTTCTATGACGAATGTTGAGCAGAGAAATATACCTGCGCTTTACAACAAAATGTCGTTAAACCAGCTAGGGGAAATTGTGCCATCGGTAGATTGGAAAATGTATTTCGCAGATATGGGTGTTAACAAGATCGATACAATTATTGTAACTCAACCGGAGTTCATGAAAGAATTTGAAGCCATAGTAAAAGATGGTAAAGTGGATGTATGGAAAGAATACTTAAAATGGAAACTCATTGATGGTGCTTCTGCATATTTAAGCAATGATTATGTACAAGCTAATTTCGAATTTTTCAGTAAAGAATTGAGAGGTGTAGAAGAAATGAGGCCTCGCTGGAAGAGAGTTTTGAGCACAACCAATAACTCTTTAGGAGAAGCAATTGGTAAACTTTATGTAGATGAGGTATTTCCTCCTGAAGCAAAACAAAAGGCTCAGGAAATGGTGGAAAACATTAAGCTGGCATACGCAGAGAGAATCAAAAATTTGGATTGGATGACTGATTCTACCAAAACTAAAGCATTAGAAAAGCTTAAAAAGATGGTGGTTAAAATTGGTTATCCTGATGAGTGGAGAAGTTATGCTGAATTGGAAGTAAATGGTGATCCTGAAACTTCATCTTACGTTCAGAATTTAATGAATGCTGCTAAGTTTGGATTTGAATACAATACTTCAAAACTAGGTGAGCCTGTAGATAAAAAAGAGTGGGGAATGAGTCCTCAGACTGTGAATGCTTATTTCAACCCGTTAAATAATGAAATTGTATTCCCGGCAGCTATTTTACAACCGCCATTCTATAATTATAAAGCAGATGCTGCTGTAAATTATGGTGGTATTGGTGCTGTCATTGGCCATGAAATTTCTCATTGTTTTGATGATCAGGGGAGTAGGTTTGATGCTGATGGTAACTTGAAAAACTGGTGGACAGATGTAGATTTGAAGAATTTTCAGGCAAGAACTGGTCAGTTGGTTGCACAGTACGATGCCTATGAGCCATTGGATAGTGTGAATGTAAATGGAGAATTTACATTGGGTGAAAATATTGGTGACTTAGGGGGTATAAGTGCTGCCTATGACGGATTGCAGAGACACCTTGCCGCCAATGGTGATCCAGGTAAAATAGATGGTTTTACTCCTGAGCAAAGATTCTTTTTATCATGGGCGACTGTTTGGAGAGTGAAATACAAAGATGAGTCTTTAAGAACACAGATTCTTACTGATCCACATTCACCGGGAATGTATAGAGCCAATGGCCCAATCTCGAACATGGAGGAGTTTTTTACTGCTTTTAATGTGAAGGAAGGCGATGCCATGTATAAACCAGACAGCACAAGGGTGAAGATTTGGTAATTAGTAATTCAACTAATTGTGAAACCTCTGGATATTTATTCAGAGGTTTTTTAATTTAAGTGGTTCAATAGAAAAAATAAATATTATGGGAAAAGGAGATAAAAAGACGAAAAAGGGTAAAATATCGATGGGGTCTTATGGTGTTACTCGACAGAGATCGAAAAACAAGAAGTCTGTAAATCGCCCAGCAGAGGCAAAGCCTAAAGCAGAGAAAAAGGCCGAACCTAAAAAAGCAGCTGCAACTAAAAAACCTGCAGCTAAAAAAGCCGCGACTAAAAAGAAGGAATAGTCTAAAAAAGTAGAATGAAAAAGAAATTGTAAAATTTTCTAGGAATCATTTTTTTATTTGAAAACCAAATCTATATTTGAGAATCAATGAAGAAAAATTTTACATATAACGCTTGGTGGTACTTTTCTAAATAGAAAGGGAACAGCGTTATTGTATAAAAACATAAAACAAAACTTAAAGCTCGCTGTTCCAACAGTGAGCTTTTTTTATGACTAAAAATATGAACAAGACATTTAACAACTGGTGGTGGTATTTTAAAATCAATGGGGATTGAACGCAAGAAGTATGTCTAAAAGATAAAGGCCTTGTGTTCACTCACAAGGCCTTTTTTTATTCCTATGAACTGAAAAATGAAAATAAAATTAAATACCATACATAAAAAACTACTTGCTGATACACTAACACCGGTTAGTATCTATCTGCGACTTAGAGATAAATATGCCGACAGCATTCTACTTGAAAGCTCAGACTATCACGGCAATGAAAATAGCTTCTCTTACATCTGTTGTGAGCCACTTGCTGAGATAAAAGCAAAAGGAAAAATGCTCCACCAGCAACTTCCAGGCAATACAGAACAGATAAAATCTATTGAGGAGGGTCAACTGGTAACCGAACTTGAGTCATTTAAGAATTCATTTCAGGTAGCCGACAATAATTTCAAATTCAGCACGAATGGCCTTTTCGGTTATATGGCTTACAATGTCATTCAGCACTTCGAAGACCTGGATTTAAAAAATGAGAATAGCGAAATACCTGATTTACTCTACAGGGTCTATCGATTTGTCATTGTTGTAGATCACTTCAAAAATGAGATGTATGTGTTCGAACATACTACTGAAGGTCAGGAGAATAAGATAGAAGAATTGGTTTCATTGATCAACAGACATGCTGATCCGCAATTCGAATTCAAGATTCAGGGAGAAGAGTCGTCAGTTTATAATGACGAGCAGTTTTTAGAAATACTTCAAAAAGGAGTTGACCACTGCCATAGAGGCGATGTGTTTCAAATAGTCTTATCAAGGAGATTTATGTCCACCTTCCAAGGCGATGAGTTTAATGTGTATCGTGCCCTAAGATCCATTAATCCATCGCCTTATTTATTCTATTTCGATTATGGAAGCTTCAAGTTATTTGGCTCTAGCCCTGAATCACAAATTCTGATCAAAGGCGACAGAGCATCGATATTTCCAATAGCAGGTACATTCAGAAGAACAGGAGATGATGCTGCTGATGCAGAATTAGCGAAGAAATTATCAGAAGATGAAAAGGAAAATGCTGAGCACATCATGCTTGTTGACCTAGCTAGAAATGATTTGAGTAGAAGCTCGAAGAATGTAAATGTTGAGGTTTACAAGGAGGTGCAATACTACTCGCATGTAATACACCTGGTATCAAAAGTAACAGGACAGTTAAACGGACATGGTTCTTCGTTGCAATTAGTAGCCGACACCTTTCCGGCAGGCACGCTTTCAGGAGCACCAAAGTACAAAGCCATGGAGCTGATTGATCAATATGAGCAGACTAGTAGAAACTACTATGCTGGTGCCATTGGCTTTATGGGTTTCAATGGAGATTATAATCATGCTATTATGATTAGGTCATTTTTAAGTAAAAATAACCAATTGCACTATCAGGCAGGAGCCGGGGTTGTGGCCAAATCCAGCCCTGAGAGTGAGTTGAAAGAAGTTGATAACAAACTGGCAGCATTGCGCAATGCCATTAAACTAGCGGAGGAGATAAACAGATGAAGATTTTAGTACTCGATAATTACGATTCATTTGTCTACAATCTTGTGCATGGTGTCCGAGAGCTAGGTTATGGTGAGGCTCTGACAGTTGTAAGAAATGATAAAATCTCATTAGAGGAGGTTGATCAATTTGATAAAATACTGCTTTCACCAGGCCCTGGAATTCCTGACGAGGCAGGTATTATGAAGGCGTTAATTGAAAAGTATGGTGCAACAAAATCAATCTTAGGTATTTGTTTAGGGCATCAGGCTATTGCAGAAGTATATGGTGCCGAACTATATAACATGAAAGAAGTACTGCATGGCATTGAAGGAGAGCTTGTTGAGCATTTTGATGAAATTTTCGATGGAATGCCTGCGTCATTTAAGATTGGTCATTATCACTCATGGGCAGTAAAAGAGGATTCAATATCTAGTCCACTTAAGATCACGGCTAAAGATAAAAGTGGATTAGTTATGGGCCTCTCTCATGAACAATTTGATGTAAAAGGACTTCAGTTTCATCCAGAATCAATACTAACAGAAGGAGGGATGAAGATTATTGAGAATTGGCTTGCAAAAGAGAATCCCCTCCTTGGAGGGGCAAGGGGTGGGTATGAAGTGATTAAGACCCACCCCTAACCCCTCCCGAGAGGGGAATTAGAATCGGCTAAATATAAAGACATGAAAGAAATACTATATAAACTATTCAATCACGAAACACTGGATAAGGAAACAGCCCGGCAAGTGCTTGTAGATCTTGCAGGAGGTAAATTCAACCAAAGTCAGGTAGCAGCTTTTCTCACTGTGTATATGATGCGAAGCATCACTGTAGAAGAACTTACAGGCTTCAGAGATGCGATGCTGGAATTATGCTTGCCTGTTGAGATTCAGGAGTATGATGCTATTGATCTTTGCGGGACCGGAGGTGATGGACGAAACACCTTCAATATCTCTACACTGAGTTCATTTGTAGTAGCAGGTGCCGGACAGGCGGTTGCCAAACATGGTAATAATGGTGTTTCGTCTGTATGTGGCTCGAGTAACTTGATGAATTATTTCGGATATGAATTCACCAATGACGAGGGGAAGTTGAAAAGGAGTCTTGAAGAAGCCAACATTTGCTTTTTGCATGCGCCATTATTTCACCCAGCCATGAAGAATGTAGCACCGATTAGAAAGAATTTAGGAGTAAAAACCTTCTTTAATATGCTTGGGCCAATGGTGAATCCTTCTTTTCCAAAGAAGCAGTTAGTAGGTGTTTTTAGCCTCGAACTTGCTAGGCTGTATGGCTATTTATATCAGAAAACAGACAAGCGTTTTCTAATCCTTCATGCACTGGATGGGTATGATGAAATATCTCTCACTGGAGGATTCAAGATGATTTCCAATGCTGGCGAGCAACTACTAACTCCAGCAGATTTAGGATTAAATCAATTAAATCCTTCTGATATCTATGGAGGAGAAACTATTGAATCATCAGCCAAAATATTTGAACAAGTATTGAAGTGTGAGGCTACAGAAGCTCAGCATAATGTTGTAGTAGCCAATGCCGGTTTGGCCCTGCATTGTGCTGATGAAAACCTTTCTATTGCTGATGCCATAGCAAAAGCAGACGAATCACTAAGGTCAGGGAAAGCACTAAACGCATTTAAAAATTTAATAAATAAAAATATCACAGTACCAACGAACTAAGAGATGAATATACTAGAAGAAATTATCGCACATAAGCATAAAGAAGTAGCTGAAAAGCGATCGCTATTTCCAGAGAAGTTGTTAGAGCAGAGCATTTACTATGGCTCTAAATCAGTTTCACTAAGGAAGTACATCCAGAGAGAGGATAAGTCTGGGATAATTGCTGAAATCAAGCGCAAGTCACCCTCTAAAGGAATGATTAATGCCCATGTATCTGTAGAAAGAACTTCTATAGGCTACATGCAAGCAGGAGCTTCGGCATTATCAGTATTGACAGATCAGAATTATTTTGGAGGCAAGAATGAAGATTTAACGACAGCACGTAAGTTTAATTTCTGCCCAATTTTAAGAAAGGATTTCGTGGTTGACGAATATCAAATCCTTGAAACGAAATCTATTGGTGCAGATGCTATATTGCTTATCGCTGCTGCATTAGAAAGCAAGCAAATCAAACAGTTCGCAGAGTTTGCTAAGTCTTTAGGGTTAGAGACTTTACTTGAAGTGCATAACCAACAGGAGCTTGATGCATCACTAAATGAATTCATTGATTTGGTGGGAGTGAATAATCGCGATCTTAAGTCATTTGAAGTATCTATTGAAGCTTCAAAGTCATTAGCTCATGCTATTCCGAATGAGTTTGTAAAGGTTTCCGAAAGTGGAATAAGTGATCCGGAGATTATTCTGGAGTTAAAACAGGAAGGATTTGAAGGTTTTTTGATTGGGGAAAGGTTTATGACAAGCAGCCGTCCTGAGAAGTCTTGTGCACGATTTATAGAACAATTAAGTCAATTAGAAAAGAAGCAATATGCTT
This genomic window contains:
- the trpC gene encoding indole-3-glycerol phosphate synthase TrpC — protein: MNILEEIIAHKHKEVAEKRSLFPEKLLEQSIYYGSKSVSLRKYIQREDKSGIIAEIKRKSPSKGMINAHVSVERTSIGYMQAGASALSVLTDQNYFGGKNEDLTTARKFNFCPILRKDFVVDEYQILETKSIGADAILLIAAALESKQIKQFAEFAKSLGLETLLEVHNQQELDASLNEFIDLVGVNNRDLKSFEVSIEASKSLAHAIPNEFVKVSESGISDPEIILELKQEGFEGFLIGERFMTSSRPEKSCARFIEQLSQLEKKQYA